The following coding sequences are from one Chelonoidis abingdonii isolate Lonesome George chromosome 4, CheloAbing_2.0, whole genome shotgun sequence window:
- the LOC116816360 gene encoding L-lactate dehydrogenase A chain, whose translation MSVKDLLIQNIHREEHSHAHNKITVVGVGAVGMACAISILMKDLADELALVDVIEDKLRGEMLDLQHGSLFLRTPKIVSGKDYSVTAHSKLVIITAGARQQEGESRLNLVQRNVNIFKFIIPNVVKYSPDCTLLVVSNPVDILTYVAWKISGFPKHRVIGSGCNLDSARFRYLMGEKLGIHSLSCHGWIIGEHGDSSVPVWSGVNVAGVSLKALHPDIGTDADKEHWKEVHKQVVDSAYEVIKLKGYTSWAIGLSVADLAETIMKNLKRVHPISTMVKGMYGIHDDVFLSVPCVLGYNGITDVVKMTLKSEEEEQLRKSADTLWGIQKELQF comes from the exons ATGTCTGTTAAGGATCTTCTCATTCAAAACATTCACAGAGAGGAGCACAGTCATGCCCACAACAAGATCACTGTGGTTGGGGTTGGCGCAGTCGGCATGGCTTGTGCAATCAGCATCCTGATGAAG GATCTGGCTGACGAACTTGCCCTTGTTGATGTCATAGAGGACAAGCTGAGAGGAGAGATGCTGGATCTCCAGCATGGCAGTCTCTTCCTTAGAACACCAAAAATTGTCTCTGGCAAAG ACTACAGTGTGACTGCACACTCCAAGCTGGTTATCATCACAGCTGGTGCACGCCAGCAAGAAGGAGAGAGTCGTCTTAACTTGGTCCAGCGCAATGTGAACATCTTCAAATTCATCATTCCCAATGTTGTCAAGTACAGCCCTGACTGCACACTGCTTGTCGTATCAAATCCAG TTGATATTTTGACCTACGTGGCCTGGAAGATCAGTGGCTTTCCTAAACACCGTGTTATTGGTAGCGGCTGCAATCTGGATTCTGCTCGTTTCCGCTACCTTATGGGGGAGAAACTGGGCATCCATTCTCTAAGCTGCCATGGGTGGATAATTGGAGAGCATGGAGATTCTAGTG TACCTGTCTGGAGTGGAGTTAATGTTGCTGGTGTCTCCTTGAAGGCTCTGCACCCTGACATAGGAACTGATGCAGACAAAGAGCACTGGAAAGAGGTCCACAAACAGGTGGTGGACAG TGCCTATGAGGTGATCAAGTTGAAGGGATACACGTCATGGGCTATTGGTCTCTCTGTGGCAGATCTAGCTGAAACTATTATGAAAAACCTAAAGAGGGTGCACCCAATTTCTACTATGGTTAAG GGCATGTATGGAATACATGATGATGTCTTCCTAAGTGTTCCTTGTGTGTTGGGATATAATGGCATTACAGATGTAGTAAAGATGACTCTGAAGAGTGAGGAGGAAGAACAGCTACGGAAGAGTGCAGATACACTTTGGGGAATCCAGAAGGAACTGCAGTTTTAA